Proteins encoded together in one Candidatus Hydrogenedentota bacterium window:
- a CDS encoding DUF2177 family protein: protein MRSGALWLAGWVLLTAVDAVVISLILGPFFRARIGPLLNVVDGAVRTNIPAALATWALLSAGLVVFVLPRAGQSLPAALLFGSLFGLLVYGVYDATNMAVLRGWPLSVAVVDVCWGTLLCGGCAAALHALSRLLP from the coding sequence ATGCGTTCCGGAGCGCTGTGGCTGGCCGGGTGGGTGTTGCTCACAGCGGTGGACGCCGTGGTGATCTCCCTCATCTTGGGCCCCTTTTTCCGTGCGCGGATCGGTCCGCTGCTGAACGTGGTGGACGGTGCGGTGAGGACCAATATTCCGGCGGCTCTTGCGACTTGGGCACTGCTTTCGGCGGGGCTGGTGGTGTTCGTCCTTCCCCGGGCAGGTCAAAGTTTGCCCGCCGCGCTGCTGTTCGGTTCGCTCTTCGGCCTTCTCGTCTACGGCGTCTACGACGCCACCAATATGGCCGTGCTGCGCGGGTGGCCCCTGTCCGTCGCCGTCGTGGATGTCTGTTGGGGCACGCTGCTTTGCGGCGGCTGCGCCGCGGCCCTCCACGCGCTGTCACGGCTGTTGCCCTAA